The genomic interval GTCAGGCGGTACGTGTAGATCGAGTCCTTGAACAGGCGGCGGCTGACCAGCAGGCCGAACACCGAGGCGATCATGATCGGCAGGATGAGGCGGTAGTCGTTGGTCAGCTCGAACACCATCATGATCGCCGTGAGCGGGGCATGGCCGCAGCCGGCCAGCATGGCGCTGCTGCCGACCAGGGCGTAGGCGCCGATCTCGATCCCGGCCCCGCCGTGGGGCAACGGCAGCGGGCTGTTGAACAGCCAGCCGAAAATCCCGCCTGCCATCGCCCCGGTGAACAGCAGCGGGGCGAACACTCCGCCCGAGCCGCCCGAGCCCAGGGTGATGGATGTGGTCAGGATTTTCACCACCAGCAGGGCCAGCATCAGCTCCAGGCCCAACTGGCCGAACAGGGCGGCCTTGATCCCGCTGTAGCCGATCCCCAGAATCCCGGGGAGCTTGAGGCCCACCAGGCCCACGATCAGCCCGCCCAGAGCCGGACGGAGCACCTCGGGCACCTTGCGCATCCGGTTGAACACGTCCTCCGTCCCGTAGTAGACCCGGATGAAAACCACCGAGAGCAAGGCGCAGAACACGCCCAGCAGGCTGTAGTGGATGAGTTGCCAGTGTGAGATGATTTCGTAGTGCGGCACGGCGAACGCCGGGTGATCGCCCAGGGTGGCGCGGGTGATCGCGCTGGAGACCACCGAGGAGATGACCACCGGGGCGAAGGCGCTGGCCGAGAACGAGCCGAGGATTTCCTCCAGGGCGAACATCACCCCGGCGATGGGGGCGTTGAATATGGCGCTCAGGGCGGCCGCGGTCCCGCAGGCCACCAGGATCGCCAGACGGTTGGAGCTCAGGCCCAGCGAGCGCCCCACCCGCGAGCCGATCCCGGAGCCGATCACCACCATCGGGCCCTCCGGTCCGGCCGAGCCGCCCGAGGCGATAGTCACGATCGAGGCCAGAGTCTTGAGCAGGGTCTCTTTCAGGCTGATCAGGCTGCCGCGCTTGGCCACCGCCAGCATCACGTAGGGGATGCCGTGGCCGCGCACCCGGCTGTTCAGCTTGTACATCAAGCCCACGACCAGCCCGCCCAGCGCCGGGGCCAGGGGCATCAGGTAATGCCAGTGCGGCCCCATGCGGTCGAGCCGGGTGCTGAGCAGTTCCACAGCCGAGGCGCCGTAGTGAATGGCGCGCTCGAACCCGATGGAGGCCCAGGAGCCCAGCGCTCCCACCACCACGGCCAGGATGATCAGAAAAGAGCTTTCCTGTATCTGGAAACGCAGGAGAAGACGGTCCAGGGTCCTGCGCCAACTGAAGCGTGCGTGTTCGCTCAACAATTCCACCAGTCTCAGCTCAGGCTGAATATCTTGTTAAGGTGCTCCTGCGTGCCCACCAGGACCAGGCCGTCACCCGGATCGATCCGGTCCTCGCCGCGCGGGACGAAGTGCATCTGATGCTCGCCCTCGGTGCCGGGCGCGGGTTTACTCTGTCCCTCCGGCACGCCCTTGCGGATCAGAAACACCTGCACGCCGTAACGCTCGCTCAGGCTGAGCGCGGCCAGGGTCTGGCCCCAGAACAGGCGCGGGGCCTCGATCTCCACCATCTTGTATCCCGCCACCAGCTCCACCTCGTGGAAATGCGGGTCGCTGGTCAGGCTGCGCGCCACGTGGTCGCCCAGG from bacterium carries:
- a CDS encoding chloride channel protein, which gives rise to MSEHARFSWRRTLDRLLLRFQIQESSFLIILAVVVGALGSWASIGFERAIHYGASAVELLSTRLDRMGPHWHYLMPLAPALGGLVVGLMYKLNSRVRGHGIPYVMLAVAKRGSLISLKETLLKTLASIVTIASGGSAGPEGPMVVIGSGIGSRVGRSLGLSSNRLAILVACGTAAALSAIFNAPIAGVMFALEEILGSFSASAFAPVVISSVVSSAITRATLGDHPAFAVPHYEIISHWQLIHYSLLGVFCALLSVVFIRVYYGTEDVFNRMRKVPEVLRPALGGLIVGLVGLKLPGILGIGYSGIKAALFGQLGLELMLALLVVKILTTSITLGSGGSGGVFAPLLFTGAMAGGIFGWLFNSPLPLPHGGAGIEIGAYALVGSSAMLAGCGHAPLTAIMMVFELTNDYRLILPIMIASVFGLLVSRRLFKDSIYTYRLT